From a region of the Tachypleus tridentatus isolate NWPU-2018 chromosome 1, ASM421037v1, whole genome shotgun sequence genome:
- the LOC143244178 gene encoding CD63 antigen-like: protein MASGGMSVIKFLLFAFNLLFLISGIGLIIIGALSLKNLSKYADFLVDKNTTSPTILITIGSIVFVLSFLGCCGAWKENYCMLMTFAVLLFLIFAVELAAGIAAYIYRKDLEKAIKEEMQNDLKKNKTENNWDEIQTDLKCCGAVNASDWDNIEYSSGTLPSSCCHDAKSSCKISDKNRYEQGCVEALKNFLEDKIYILGGVGVGVAFIQLLGITFACCLACDKDKRY from the exons ATGGCATCAGGTGGCATGTCGGTGATAAAATTTTTGCtgtttgcttttaatttattgttttta ATTTCTGGCATTGGTCTCATAATTATCGGAGCATTGTCGTTAAAAAACCTCTCAAAGTATGCGGATTTCTTGGTTGACAAGAATACAACTTCACCTACCATACTTATTACAATTGGTTCCATTGTTTTTGTCCTTTCCTTCCTCGGATGTTGTGGTGCCTGGAAAGAGAATTACTGCATGCTTATGACA TTTGCTGTTTTGCTTTTCCTCATATTTGCTGTGGAACTTGCAGCAGGTATAGCAGCTTATATTTACAGGAAAGAT TTAGAAAAAGCAATCAAGGAAGAGATGCAGAAtgatcttaaaaaaaataaaactgaaaataattggGATGAGATTCAAACAGAC CTGAAATGTTGTGGTGCTGTGAATGCTTCTGACTGGGATAATATTGAGTATTCCAGTGGCACACTTCCATCTAGTTGTTGTCATGATGCCAAATCTTCCTGTAAAATTTCAGACAAAAACAGATATGAACAA GGATGTGTTGAAGCTTTGAAAAACTTTCTTGAAGATAAAATTTATATCTTGGGAGGTGTTGGAGTTGGAGTAGCCTTTATTCAG